Part of the Caulifigura coniformis genome, CTCTGGGCTGAAGTGCACGTGACAATTCTGCTACCCGGTGCGACTCGCCCTTTCGTCCGCTCCCCTTCCAGAGTGAGGCTCAGCGAACTGGAAGCAGAGCTCTCCGATGTTAATGAGGAAGTCGAGACAGTTCTCTGCCTTATTCTTACCAGCGAAAATGACTCTCCACGTCGTGTCGGCGCTACCGATTGGGAGTGGGAGGAGCCGGAAGAAGAACTCGATGTCGAACTCGAGTGACGCGGCACCTCGGCACGCAGTCTTGAAGGTGTGGCGAACAGACAAGCGATCTCTGCGATGCCAAGACGATCAATGACGCGGGCCGGTCGAAATACGCGAGACAATCGGATGTTCTTGCGTGCAACCCCAAACGGGTCAGTCGCCCGGCCGAGTTCCAGTTCTTTGCTTCGTGCGCGCCTCCTCCCACTGACGTCGTGGAAAAACATTCAATTTTGTTGCGAGCGATCAGCCGCTTCGCCTACTTCAGTTGCATGTTGCTTCGGTACGGGGAGTGGAAAATCAATAGAAGTTGATGTTTCTCGCGGCTTGCGAACGGGGTGATCAACTTTTTGGGTGACGATTCTACCATGTTCGGACGTCAGCCGGCCATATGGCATGGCTTGGCAGTACATGGCAATCTTGCAGGGTCTGTTTCATCCGCTACGTTCGGGCATTGGTTTCCCACATATCACTTTCGATGTTCGGTGCGGTGAACACGCCGCTGACGCTCGCCCACCAGACAGGAGGTCCGTGTTCATCAATGTCTGTCGAAACATCGTTCTACAACGATTCCGGCGAGATCATCCCTGCGTATGCAGTGATGATGATTACCGGGACGCACATGATCGGGACTCGGTATCTGCAGAAGGTTGAAAAGCCGGACGTGGATGCACCGAACGCCGGGTTCATCCTGAATGGCCCGACGAAGATCCCGATCGGGAAGACTGGAACTGGAAAAATTCCTGCGAACTCGGGCTGGGCGAAGTACGACACGGGCGGAGCGCCTGCGGCCGGCGATGAATGGGGGCCGGTGACTGGCTCGTGGGAACTGGGGGAAGACGGAACGGGGTTCAAGGTCGTGGGGACGGGGCCCACGGGGATGGTCCTGGTTCGGTTTTCCGGGACATCTTCGTCGAATGGTGGCGGCGATGGCACGGGTGCCTGCGGCTGCACGAACAATCCCTGTCTCGACGCCGAAGATCTCGATGTCACAATTGAAGGTGGCTGCGACGCTCCGGGCGTCTTCAGCGTCGTGTTCGATGGCGAGAAGAGGTACCTGGAATGGGACGGCACTCCGGAGGAAGGCCAGCCAGATGTCTGGTCGAGCGACGAGTTTGAATACGCACCCGGCGACGGCTGTTCTGAGACGGTCCATCTTGAACTGTCGGTCACGAACGGCGGCGACAAAGATGGCGTGACGCTCACCGTCGTCGGCTTGGGGACTGTGTTTGCGAACACGATGCAGGCGATGCGACTGAAGTGTGGCGGGAAGCTCTACCCGACGACATGGGGCGATTGCAGCTGCATCGACTACATCCCCTGCGAACTGTGTCTTGTTCCGGAGATTGGCCCACTTGCTGCTTGCTGTGCCGGCACTCCTCTGCCCAAGAAATTCTCGTTCACGCTCGAGGGCTACAACGGAGAATACGCATGCTTCGTTGGGCTGTTCTGTTCCCCCTCCTATGAATTTCCGGACCTGTCGGTGTTGGATGGGACGTACACGCTTGATGTTGTTCCGCCCGTCCTTCCGGCGACGGCTTTGGAATCGCCAACTCCAGGGTATGGGGTCGTCATCAAGGAAGTGTCCTATGGCAGTTGTGGCGGCAACGCCAAGACTCTACGGCTGACCGCGCGCTGCAGGATCTGTGTGACCAAGAATGGTGACGATCCGGTGACCGTGAGCGCGGCGCTCGACCTTTGGTGTGACTGGATCGTCGGTAGCACGGTACGGGCGTTGTTCAGTTCGGGAAGCCCCGGCTACGAATACTCGGGCACAATGCCAGCCGGCACCACCTGCCGAACTCCAATCGTGCTGACCAGACAGGCTGTTGGAAACATCGGCAACTCGGTCGTCGAAAGCGGCCCCGGCACCCCGATCCCCAAAGAGGCCGCCCCGGCCACCATCACCATTCAGGCGATCGACTGACCATGCGTGAGTGCGTGAGCAGAGGCCGGATCGTCGAGAAGCTGGGCAGGTGTTACTGCCGGCATCCGAGTGTTGCCGGAAGTGCTCGCTCGGTTCGCGTCAATCTGTCGCGATGCGAATCCTGCTCCCTGGTGCCAGTTCCAGCCACCCCGAAGCGTGGGTGCTGCGCGGATCGCTCCGAAAAGCCCGTTCGATCAACGCCCTGTGCGTGCGGTGGTGCATCGCAGATAGCGGTCTACGCCTGCAGTTCCGAACAACGGGGTCCGGGCGAATGCGTCCTCACAGTCACAGATCGCGGCAACTTGCGACCGAGCATTGAGGAGGCGCTTGGCAAGCACAAGAGCTGTGACATGTGTCAGGGGTTTCGCGACCTGCCACTCGTTCAGATCACTGCGCCGACGTGAGATTGTCGGCAGCCTCTTCCAGGGTCAGGACAAGTCCATGCCGGCCGGGACCGCTCGCGTTCGGCTCTTCCATTCCGAGGGCTTCGTCCGCCCCGGCGGACACGATCAGCGGCACAAAGTAGGTGTCCGGTGTGTGGTAATCCTCTTCAAAGGCCGCTCCGTAGAAGTGACGGTCTCCCGGACCGGGGTTCGACGGGAAAGAAATCGCCGAACTCATTACGGCAGACGGGCACAAAGTCACGCCGACATATGTCTCGATCGTGAAATACAACCTGTCCAAGTCGTCCGGGGCGGCGGGACAGAAGGTCGTTCGACGGAAGGTTGGACGTATGTCCGGCGCCCGTGTCTCGAGCAACTCGAGAGGCTTCGGCGGCATGGAAGCGGCGATCGCATTCGTGCAGGCGGCCGGCGGACTCGAGCAGGCCAAGCAGACGCTGGCAGTGCTGGAATCGATCAAAGCGGCGATTTGATTTCGCAATGAGTCAGGTGCTCATCGGTTGTTCATCAACAAATGACCTTGACTGCGGGAATGATCGGTCTAATCTGAGAGCAGATGTTCCTGCGGTTTTAGCCCGCTGCGGTCGAGCATCCAAACCCTGTCCAAGCGGCAGGGTTTTTAATGCGCCTGACAAGTGTAGTGCGTTCGAATGCTCTCGTGCTCTTCTCGTCAGCGCATTCCCAATGGACATAGACCAGCTATCGCTGCTTGGCCGAACTACAACGTATCCGGCATCTTGAGTACCGCCGCCCAATCGTTCCCCGGATACATGTGCCCGTAAGTGTCGAGAGTCAGTGTGATCGTGCCGTGCCGCATGATCTTCTGGACGGTCTTGATGTCCGTGTTGAGATGAACCAGCCACGCGCCGCACGTGTACCGCAGGGCGTGAAAGTCGACGACGCGACCCTCGCTGTCGACAGCTGTCAGAAAGTCAGGGTCAAATGGTTGCCCCTCTTTGGCTCTTTGTTCGCGATAAGCCACGCGGGCTGCAGAAAGATCCTGGCGGAGAACGGCCGCAATGTTCTGCCAGGTGCGGAGTCCAGCTGGGAAGATCTTCGAGTCCCTTCGCCGCAGCCACGGCATCACATCATCCCATCGCCGCCGGATCATCCCGTCGATGCAGTCCGCAAGATCTGGCTTTATGTACTGGCGGGCGGGTTTCCCGTTCTTTGTCCGCTGAGCACCTTTCCCTGAAAGCTCAAGTGACGTCTTGCCACCTTCGACGTGCAGGTCCATGACTCGCAGTCTGGAGCATTCCACCGCCCGGTAGCCAGTCTGCAGGGCGACGGTGTAGAGCAGGATCCTCATTTCCGCAGTCAGGCGCCGACGAGTTGCGTTCTGCTCGAACATGTGTCGGCGTAGGTACTCCCACTCGTCAAGGAGAAGCATTCGGCGCTCGACTGATTTTCCCCGCCGGCCGACTTCCGGAAGGCGACGGAGATCGAATCTCGCGAACGGATCTTCGACGTCGAGGTCCTCCGCGACTGATCGCACGAACGCCTGGATCGACTTGATCTGTCCACGCAGGTAGGACCGAGAATAAGTGCCCTTCGCCTCACGAGCTTTCAGATACGCCCGGAGCTGTCTCGGGTGGAGATCAGAGAACGTCCTGGCTTTGCTGACGCGGAGAAACTCCTTCATCGTGCTGCGAAGTGTCGCGATGTAGGAACGGTCTCTTTTCGCTTTTGCCTTGGTCTCGATCCAGGTCGTCCAGGCGACTTCGAGTTCCGAGCGTGCAGGCGCATCCAAGCTGGCGGTTGCGGCACTACAGAGGTCTTGCAGATCGATGGCTTCCATGGGCGCTCCAACGAAATCAGGATATCGCAAGTCGAAATGAGGCGGTCAAAGATGATCGCGCAGATATGGATGTACTCCAGCGATTGAAATCCGCAAGGTCGATTTCTGATTCCCACGTGCGTGGTGGAGTGCGCCGCGTAGCCCTTCAGCCAGCCTTCGCCGCCGGCTGCCAGTTCTTTCGGGACTGCTCCAGCCACGGATGGCTCGCCAACGTCGCCTGCTGAAGCTCAGCCGCTTCGCGTGCCGTGACGGTGTCTGGGTACGTGTCCATCACCTTCTGCCGCCACTCCATGGCGGGAATCTCTTTGCCAGGCTGTTCGAGAATCTCCTTGGCGATCCGCAGGAGCCCCTGCGCCTTCTCCTCTTCGGTGTAGTCGGCCTTGGGCCACGTCACGGCTGGGGCGTTGGTCTCGAATGCATGAAACTCATCGTCGAGGTAATAGCGATCGATCTTGCCATACCGGGTGTACCCAAAGCCAACGCGGGTGACATCAACGCCCTGAGACGCCAGACGCGTCGTCAGTTGCTGCTCGTGGAGTCGACTGCGACGGAAGGTCGGAAGTACGGAGTCACTCGACTCTCGAAAACCACCTCCTGAACTCCCAAACCTTTTCGACGCCGACAGATAGTTGGACTCGATCCCGTCAGGGTACGTCCGGAAATGAGCATCAACCCAGGTCCCATCACTCCGGCGGTAACCCTGCACGTGCACGAGCCCCTGCATGCGCTCGGCGCGACGAGCCTCCGTATCGATCGGCTTTGGGACGTAGACCGGAACGCCGTAGTTGTTCCATGGTCCCAGGGCCGGCCCAGAGTTGAATCCTCCAGCAGAGAAGCCTCCGCCAGAGAAGGCACTGCCATTGCCTGGCGCGGACCGCGTGTGCGACCCGACGAACGTGCCGTCCTTGCGGATGTAACTTCGCACGTTCACCCGTCCCTGCGCGGTCGAAACGGCGCAGATCAGGACGAACGCGACTGTGGTGCAGATTCTTTCCAGCATGCCCTTTGCGCTCGTGTCCGGCAGGATATCTAGGAAGTGGCTCTGGGCCAATTCCTGAGGGTACGAGAACGGCGAGCTCTCCTGGC contains:
- a CDS encoding tyrosine-type recombinase/integrase yields the protein MEAIDLQDLCSAATASLDAPARSELEVAWTTWIETKAKAKRDRSYIATLRSTMKEFLRVSKARTFSDLHPRQLRAYLKAREAKGTYSRSYLRGQIKSIQAFVRSVAEDLDVEDPFARFDLRRLPEVGRRGKSVERRMLLLDEWEYLRRHMFEQNATRRRLTAEMRILLYTVALQTGYRAVECSRLRVMDLHVEGGKTSLELSGKGAQRTKNGKPARQYIKPDLADCIDGMIRRRWDDVMPWLRRRDSKIFPAGLRTWQNIAAVLRQDLSAARVAYREQRAKEGQPFDPDFLTAVDSEGRVVDFHALRYTCGAWLVHLNTDIKTVQKIMRHGTITLTLDTYGHMYPGNDWAAVLKMPDTL